In Halobaculum magnesiiphilum, the following proteins share a genomic window:
- a CDS encoding histidine kinase codes for MATQTRTATTAEPEIETVGTGWRGGVAAGALAGIAMGAAFSLFAPAALEVAIPSLYGLSGGLAGWIVHVSHGAVLGVGFVALANALGVVDPTRSTLLGVGYGVALWAVLAALVMPAWLAAVGSPATPPLPNLDTLSLAAHVLYGAVLGAALPSLRSL; via the coding sequence ATGGCGACACAGACACGAACGGCGACGACGGCGGAACCGGAGATCGAGACGGTCGGGACCGGCTGGCGCGGCGGCGTCGCGGCGGGCGCGCTCGCCGGGATCGCGATGGGCGCGGCGTTCTCGCTGTTCGCGCCGGCGGCGCTGGAGGTCGCGATCCCCTCGCTGTACGGACTCTCCGGCGGGCTCGCCGGCTGGATCGTCCACGTGAGCCACGGCGCGGTCCTCGGCGTGGGGTTCGTCGCGCTCGCGAACGCCCTCGGCGTCGTCGACCCGACACGCTCGACGCTGCTCGGGGTCGGCTACGGCGTCGCGCTCTGGGCGGTCCTCGCGGCCCTCGTGATGCCGGCGTGGCTCGCGGCGGTCGGCTCGCCCGCGACCCCGCCGCTCCCGAACCTCGACACCCTCAGTCTCGCGGCCCACGTGCTGTACGGG